One window of Pelmatolapia mariae isolate MD_Pm_ZW linkage group LG18, Pm_UMD_F_2, whole genome shotgun sequence genomic DNA carries:
- the LOC134617095 gene encoding proenkephalin-A-like has product MASLAYSSCMWMMVLGVCVSLVVGTDCGKECALCVYHLLGQQSGFSSMTCSPQCDGGLDSQKLRLCQDLLLEEEGRIPMDAYPNEQGAQEAEGTLNTDDGFARSPEQKMSKKYGGFMKRYGGFMSRRSSSTEGSLEETRNQNDEENLHLDILKFLNTEIGRSNKGVDQGGEVVKRYGGFMRRAEGEVAQGDLLEAVLGRGLKKRYGGFMRRVGRPEWLVDSKNEGVMKRASENGGELQKRYGGFMD; this is encoded by the exons ATGGCTTCCCTCGCATACAGCAGTTGCATGTGGATGATGGTTCTGGGCGTTTGTGTGTCACTTGTGGTTGGAACAGACTGCGGGAAGGAGTGTGCACTTTGCGTATACCATCTGCTGGGACAACAGTCTGGTTTCTCATCAATG acatGCTCTCCTCAGTGTGATGGTGGGTTGGACAGCCAGAAGCTGCGCCTGTGCCAGGACTTACTGCTGGAAGAGGAAGGCCGCATTCCAATGGATGCTTACCCCAATGAACAGGGGGCGCAGGAAGCAGAAGGTACCCTGAACACTGATGATGGGTTTGCAAGATCACCAGAACAAAAAATGTCCAAGAAGTATGGTGGCTTCATGAAACGCTATGGTGGCTTCATGTCTCGCCGCTCATCCTCTACAGAGGGCTCACTAGAGGAAACCAGAAACCAGAATGATGAAGAAAACCTTCACCTGGACATCCTAAAGTTCCTTAATACAGAAATTGGGCGTAGCAATAAGGGGGTTGATCAGGGAGGTGAGGTAGTAAAGAGGTATGGAGGTTTCATGCGTCGGGCTGAAGGGGAGGTTGCGCAGGGTGACCTGCTAGAGGCAGTGTTAGGCCGGGGCCTCAAGAAACGCTATGGAGGGTTCATGAGGCGTGTGGGTAGGCCTGAGTGGCTGGTGGACAGCAAGAATGAAGGGGTGATGAAACGAGCTTCGGAGAACGGTGGTGAGCTACAGAAGAGATACGGTGGCTTCATGGACTAG